In Choloepus didactylus isolate mChoDid1 chromosome X, mChoDid1.pri, whole genome shotgun sequence, a genomic segment contains:
- the FOXR2 gene encoding LOW QUALITY PROTEIN: forkhead box protein R2 (The sequence of the model RefSeq protein was modified relative to this genomic sequence to represent the inferred CDS: deleted 1 base in 1 codon; substituted 1 base at 1 genomic stop codon) translates to MDLKLKSPEFWYSLHGQVPELLDWDMGNEFFLPRTTDQRPLAEQNLAKYRLQIMESPKLPLERRPNPDKDGPDYDPNLWMWVNPNIVCSPGTQEAPNSNKKDLTCMPPSPQPPSKDEEFNCSEATVTESLPSSSREQSPLQKRFMSSPRDWELTEVEKAEGKDNNSSAALQSLNKGKCYQSQKLWQVSSQERRSWPRHPPPLNYSHLIALALRNSPPCGLNVQEIYNFTXQHFPFFWTAPDGWKNTIRHNLCFLGSFEKAPVSLQDGANTRPRSCLWRLTEEGHRRFQEETRALASARREGIQQCMSRPDVMAFLFDL, encoded by the exons ATGGACCTAAAACTAAAAAGTCCTGAGTTTTGGTACAGTCTTCATGGGCAGGTTCCAGAGCTGCTGGACTGGGACATGGGGAATGAGTTCTTCTTGCCCCGCACCACAGACCAGCGCCCCTTAGCTGAGCAGAACCTTGCCAAATACAGACTCCAAATAATGGAGTCCCCAAAGCTGCCTCTGGAGAGGAGACCCAATCCTGACAAGGATGGCCCTGACTATGACCCCAATCTGTGGATGTGGGTGAACCCAAACATTGTGTGCTCCCCTGGCACCCAGGAGGCTCCAAATTCCAATAAAAAGGATTTGACGTGCATGCCTCCCTCCCCTCAGCCACCTTCAAAGGATGAAGAGTTTAACTGCTCAGAGGCCACAGTGACGGAGTCCTTGCCATCTTCTTCCAGAGAGCAATCTCCCCTACAGAAGAGGTTCATGTCTTCCCCTAGAGACTGGGAGCTCACAGAAGTGGAGAAGGCTGAGGGGAAAGACAACAATTCCTCTGCAGCCCTCCAGTCCCTTAACAAAGGGAAGTGCTACCAGAGCCAGAAATTGTGGCAAGTCAGCAGCCAGGAAAGGAGGTCCTGGCCCCGC CACCCACCCCCCCTCAATTACAGCCACCTAATTGCCCTGGCATTAAGAAACAGCCCCCCCTGTGGCCTCAACGTGCAAGAGATCTACAATTTCACCTGACAGCATTTCCCTTTTTTCTGGACAGCTCCAGATGGCTGGAAGAACACCATCCGCCACAACCTCTGTTTCTTGGGCAGCTTTGAGAAGGCGCCAGTCAGCCTTCAGGATGGGGCAAACACAAGGCCTCGGTCTTGCCTCTGGAGGCTCACTGAGGAAGGACACCGCCGCTTTCAAGAGGAGACTCGTGCCTTAGCCTCCGCTCGGAGGGAGGGCATCCAACAGTGCATGAGCCGGCCAGATGTAATGGCCTTCCTCTTTGACCTTTAA